From the Deinococcus multiflagellatus genome, the window CTTTCATGACCTGGTCGCCACCCTGCTGCCCCCGGTGCGCCGCACGTGGCGCCACACCACCTACACCCTGCGCGTGGAGAACAAGGGCAACACCCGCCAGGACGCGCTGACCAAGCTGCTGGACCACGAAGGGCAGATGCTGGCGGTGCCGCGCCCGCAGGACCTGCTGAACGCCAACATTCCGCAGCCCACCATGATGACCGGCCGGGGCATTGACCCCACGCTGATGGCCCATGAGGCCGCCCGGCAGGCCACCCAGCAGGCCCGCCACGCCGCGTTGATGGCGGCCCAGCGGCTGGTGGGCGGCCAGGGGCGCATTCGCCTGGAGGGCCTGCCGGCCCTGCTGGAACTGGAACCCGGCCAGACCCAGGAAGAAACGCTGAAGGTGCGCGTGCCCCTGCGCTGGGTGGGCACCTCCTCGCAGCACGAGATGCGGGTGGACCTGTACAGCGTGCCGGTGGACGAGGACGACAGCGGCCACCTGATGACGCAGGCGCGCGCCACCCTGCACCACAACCCCCTGATTCCGCTGTGGCTGATTCCCATTCTGCTGTTGCTGCTGGGCATTCTGATCTGGTGGCTGACCCGGCCGCCCCAGATCACCCAGTTTGCCCTGAATGGCAGTGACACCGCCGTGCGCCCAGGACAGCCCTTCACCCTGCGCTGGGACACCAGCAACGCCCGCCGCGTGAGCATTCTGGAACTGGGCGCCGAGGGCCAGAACCTGCCGCCCGACGGCACCTTCCAGGTGAAAAAAGGCATCACCAAGGACCAGCGCTACACCCTGGTGGCCCGCTCCCTGATTGGCCGCCGCGCCGAGAGGGCCGAGGTGGTGCAGTCGCGCTTTGACCGCCCAGTGATTGAGAAATTTGACGTGTCGCCGGCCCGGGTGGCGGGCAACCAGAAGGTCACGGTGACCTGGAAGGTGCGCAACGCCGAGGAAGTGACCATCACCGAACTAGGCAAGGTGCCGGCTGAGGGCAAGCGCTCGTTCATCCCCGACAAGGACCTGAACATCACCCTGAGTGCCAAGAATGGCACCGAGAAGGAAAGCGACAGCCGCAGCGTGAGCGTGCTGGGGCCAGAAGTTGAAACCTTTGAGATCAAGCCGACCGAAATCCAGAAGGGCCAGAGCGCCGTGCTGACCTGGGATATTCGCAACGCCACGACCGTCACGATTGACGGCCTGGGCACGGTGCCCGCCAAGGGCAAGCGCACCGTGACGCCCAAAGACAGCACCACCTACACCGTGACGGCGGTGGGCGGCGGCAACCTCACCAAGAGCGCCAACGCCCGCCTGGAAATCACGCTGCCCAAGCCGGAATTTACCCTGTTCACGGTGTCGCCCAACCCAGTGAAGTCCAACGAGCAGATCACGATTACCTGGAAAACGAAGAACGCCAGCGGCGTGAACGTCAACTATGGTGAAGGGGCTGAAGACAGCGGCCCGGAAGGCAGCACCATCAAGCCTGTGCCTGACAAGTCGAGCGGCTTCACTGTGACGCTCACCGCCCGCAACGAGGCCGGCGATCAGGTGCCGGTGAGTAAGCAGGTACAGGTTGAGTACGTGGATGAGCAGGCCAGGGCGGAGGCGGAGGCGGAGAAAAAGCGCAAAGAAGAAGAAGCGCGTCGCGAAAAAGAAGCCCAGGAGAAAGAAAAGGCCAATCTTCAGAAAATCACCTTCACGGCCGAGCCCAAAGAGATTCTGGGTGAAGGCGACGTGACGCTGACCTGGAACGCCCCAGGCTGGAACGCGGCCACTATTTCTCCCCTGAAAGGGCCTATTAACGGAAAATTTGATGCTCAGGGCAGCGAAACCGATGAGAAGCTGAACAAGACGCGCGTGTACACCCTGATTCTGCCGCTGCGCAACGGCAAACTGTACAAGCTGGAGCGCAAGGTCGTGGTCAAGCCCCGTCCAGTCGAGATCCGCGACTTCAGCGTGTCCAGCACCAGCCTGCAGGCGCCAGGCCCCGTGACCCTCAAGTGGGACGTGGCGAATGCCAGCGCCGTGCGGATTGCCGGTGTGCCTGGGCCTCTGGCGGGCAAGTGGCCGGCCAAGGGCGAAACCACCGTCACGGTGGCGAAAACCCGCACCTTCGTGCTGAGCGTCGGTGCCCAGCAGCGCACGCAGACGGTGAACGTCAAGCTGCCGCAGGTGGTCATCAGCAGCTTTGACGTGCAGCCCCGGCAGGTGACGGGCTCGGGCACGGCGGTGCTCAGCTGGGACGTGAAGAACGCCTCCAGCGTCCGTATTGACGGCGTGCGCGGCCCCAACAGCGACGGGTCGTGGCCGGCCAGGGGCCGCACCTCGGTGCCGGTGAGTGTCACCCGCACCTTCGTGCTGCGCGCGGGCGAGAGCACACAGAGCCAGACCATCACGGTCAAGCCCGCGCCCTTGCCCCGGATCAACAGCTTCAAGGCCTCAAGCACCTCGCTGAGCGCGCCGGGCAAGGTGACCCTCAGCTGGGACGTGAGCAACGCCAGCGCCGTGCGCATCACCAACTTGGTGGGCAACCTGCCGGGCGGCCTCTGGAAACCGCAGGGCAGCGCCACCGTGCAGCTGAACAAGACCACAAGTTTCGTGCTGACTGCTGGAAATCAGCAGAAGAGTGTCTCGGTGGTTGTGAATGCCCGCATCAGTACGCCCCCCACGCAGGGCGGGCAGCAGAACCCAGGCCCAGGGGTGAATCCACCGCCTCCGCCGCCCTCATCCAGTGGCAGCGGCGTGGCCCCGCGCGTCACCTCCTTTATCGCCACCCCCCGAACGGTCAAGGCCGGGTCCTCGACCTCCCTCAGCTGGCGCAGCGTGGGCATCAGCAGCGTGCGGATTGAGGGCGTGGAAGGTACCTTCAAGGGCATTGACAGCGTGCGGGTGACGCCCACCCAGACGACCACCTACACCCTGGTGGCCACGACGACCAGTGGAAGCACCCTACGCAGCACCACCACCGTGAATGTGACGGCCAGCAGCAGCTCGTACGCCGATCTGGCGGGGCTGTGGAACCACCCCCTGGGCACCCTGACCATCTCTGGCGTTGAGGGCCGCCGGGCCAGCGGCACCTTCGTGGGCGAGAATGAAGCCCTGGCCAACGTGCCGCTGGACATCACCTTCACGGGCAATACCCTCACCGCCAGTTCGCCGCAACTCGGCGAGTTCAAGTTGATCTTGACGATTAACACTGGGCGCAAGACGATGACAGGGACCTACACCTTCCGAGGTGAAAGTGAACGCTGGTGCGCCTACCGTCCCAACACCCCACCCCCCCAGGACTGCCGCTAATTTCACACCGGAGGTGACCCTATGACGGCAAACGGTTCAGGAGGCCAGTTCGCGCGTGCGCGGATCGTGCCCGTTGAAGGCGATGGAAAGAGTCGCAAGTACGACAAACCCATTCCGTGTATGTTCAACCCCCGCGAGTACTCCATTTCCCGCACCCTGGAATGGAAAACCGCCAGCAACGACAACACCGACACCGGCAACAAGGTGTACGCGGGCGGCTCACCCGCCAAGTTGACGCTGGAACTGTTCTTTGACACCTACGCTTTCCGCAGTCAGCCGGGCGTCGTCGAAGACGTGCGCAAACACACCGACCGCCTGTGGGCCATGACCCAGATGGATCCCTCCACGACGGAAACCGCCAAGGGCTCGGGGCTGAAAAAGCTCCGGCCGCCCAAGGTGCTGTTCCAGTGGGGAAGCACCTGGCACTTTGAGGCCGTGATCAAGGATATGGAGCAGCAGTTCACGCTGTTTATGCCGGACGGAACGCCCGTGCGCTCGATCATCAAGGTGACCTTCGAGCAGGCCGACCGCAGCACGGCCTTTTACGGCCCCAATGCGCAGGGGCCCAAGGCCACCCATGTCAGTCAGGGGATTCGCAACGCGGCGGCCGACCGGGGCTTTTCCGGCGACCTGCGCCGCACCACGTTCGGGAAGGGCTAAGGCATGACCCGCACTGTGCGCGACCCTCTGGAAGGGTCAGTCAGCAGCCTCTACATGAATGTGGATGGCCGGGACATGGACCAGGAACTGTTCGAGGTGATTCACGAAATCACGGTGGACAGCAGCCTGCAGCTCCCGGATGTGGCCACCGTCACCCTGCGCGACATTGAGGGCATGCTGGTCGATGACGAGCGCTTCAAGCTGGGCGCCCGCATCAAGATCATTTCGCAGGTCAAGGACCACAAGGAAACGCTGTTCGACGGCGAACTGGTGGAGATTGAGCCGCGCTACACCAAATCCACCCAGCAGCTGCGCCTGCGCGCCTTCGACCGCCTGCACCGCTTGGCGCGCGGCACCCACACCCGGTCGTTTCAGAACATCAGCGACCTGGACCTCGTGAAAAAGCTGGCCGGCGAGGCGGGCATGACCGCCAAGACCGAAGGCAGCAGCGTGGTGCACCCTTACGTCTTGCAGCACAACCAGACCAATCTGGCCTTTCTGCGCGAGCGGGTCTCGCGCCTGGGCATGATCCTGTACGCCGACGGCACCACCCTGCACTGCGAGCCGGTGCGCGGCCAGGACCGTATTGAGCTGACCTGGGGCGACAACCTCTCGGAGTTTCTGCCGCGCCTGACCAGCCTGCAGCAGACCAGCCAGAGCACCGTGCGCTCCTGGGATCCCAAGCAGAAGCGCAGTGTGGTGGGGCAGGCCACCAGCGGCAAGGGCAAGGCCGAGGTGGCCGAGCGCACGAAAAGTGAGGGTGTAGCCCAGCAGGCGTTCAACATGAAAGCGCCCGCCACCTCCAGCACCCTGATTGTGCGCGACCAGGGCTACGCGGCGGCCATTGCCCAGGCCCAGCGCAACGTGGTGGCCGAACACCTGCTGGAAGCGCGGGGCGTCACCGCCGGTTACCCGCGCCTGACGGCCGGCACCACCCTGGAAATCAAGAATGTGGGCCGGCGCTTTAGCGGCAAGTACATTGCCAGCAATGTGCGCCATGTCTACCGTAACGGCGAGGGCTACAGCACCGAATTCAGCGTGACTGGCAGCCGCCCGGATTCGCTGGGCAGCCTGCTGCGGGCCGCCAGCAGTGGCGCGGGCGCCGACGCCCCGTATACCCCGGTGCCGGGCCTGATGATCGGCGTGGTGACCAACAACAACGACCCGGAAAATCAGGGCCGCGTGAAGCTGAAGCTGCCCGCCCTGACCGAGGACGACGAGACCGACTGGGCGCGCGTGGCGGGCCTGGGCAACGGCCCCAACCGGGGCTCGCACCACACGCCGGAAGTGAACGACGAGGTGCTGGTGGGCTTTGAGCACGGTGACATCCACCACCCCTACGTGATTGGGGGTCTGTGGAACGGCAAAGACAGCCCGCCGCGCCCGGTGAACAAGGTGGTCAAGAACGGCAAGGTAATTCAGCGCGTCTACCGCACCCGCCTGGGCCATGAGTTCATTTACGACGACCCCGACGCCCCCGATCCGCCCAAAATTACCCTGCAGAGCAGCAAGAACCACGCCCTAGAGCTGAACGACGACAAGAAAAAGCCCTTTGTCGAACTGCGCTCCAAGGACGGCCACCGCCTCACGCTGACTGAAGGCAGCGGCCCCCAGGTGATTCTGCGCGACAAGAACGGCAACGAAGTGCTGCTGAACACGCGCAGCAACACGGTGACGATCACCAGCACGGGCAAGCTGGAACTGAAGGCCCGCATGGGCATCAGCATTGACGGCGGCGGCGGCAACGTGGACGTGCGCGGCGTGATGATCAACCTGAACTGAGGGGCCTCGCCCAGGCCCCTTTCCCCCCAAGGCTTGCTGAACCCTGGCCCGCTGTGCCCAGGCCCGCCTCGCGGCAAAATAGAGGCCCACCCGTTCACTGCTGCCCCTCCCCGCGCCCGTTTCCTCAGGAGCCTTCATGACACAGGCCAACTTGCAAAAACGTCCGCCCGGCCTTCTGGACACCCTGGAACAGAAGGCCGAAGATCTGGCCGACAGCGTGCTGGCCGCCCTGGGCTGGGGCCAGCCCAGGGCGGCCTCGCCCCAACCGGGGGGCCTTGGGCGCGGTCAGACCTGGACAAGGGACTTCCGGCACGACAACGGCCAGCTGACCCTGCACCTGCACCTCAGCCGCGCGGCGGACGGGCAGCTGAGCGGCCACTACGCGGTGCAGCCCAAGGGCAAGGCGCGCGGGCAGAACTGGCCGCTGGCCGGCCGGCTGCAGGGTGACGATACGTTCAGTCTGCACGGCACGCAGAACGGCGCCCGCTTCGTGGGCTCGCTGCGCGGGGGCACGCCCGAAGTGAGCGAATTCAAGAACCGCAAGTTCTCGCTGGAGAACTTCACCTTCACCCGCTTGGGCGCCGCGTCCCGGCCAAAACCGGCGGCCAAGCCGGCGTCAGCACCCGCGGCGGCAGGGGGAAACCAGACCGCCAGCGGCCCCCGCACGGGCGCGCTGCCCGACCTGCCGGCCCTGCGCGAGCCCGGCTTTCTGCCCCGGCTGCGGCAGGTGGCCGCTGCGGTGAACACCACGCCGGAGGTCGTGCTGGCCTTCTTGAATCTGGAAAGCAACCTGGACCCCACCAGCAACAAGGACCGCAAGACGCAGTACAAGGGGCTGGGGCAGATTGGGAAGGACGCACTCAAGGACATCAACGCCTTTATTGCCCGGCACAAGCTCACCCTGAAGCCGCTGGACACCACCCAGGACCTGACCGCCCTGAGCGCCACCCAGCAGCTGGCCTACGTGGAAATCCACTTGCAGCTGCACATGCATGGGGTGGACAAAAAGGCCAAGGCCGCTGGGCGCACCACCTCGCTGGAAGAGGTCTACATGGGGCACCTGGGCGGCAGCGCCAAGTACGCCGAAAAGGACGTCTGGGTCAGCGAGGGCAGCGCCGCCTACCGTCAGAACCCGATGGACGCCGACCAGGACGGTCACAACACGCCGGCCGAAGCGGCCGACACGGTGCGCGGGCGTTTCACGGCCAATTTCAAGGCGAACCTGGATGAACGCAGCCGGCACCTGAAGCCCACCCGGCGCAAGTTTGACGGCAAAACCCAGCTGTTTTACGTGTACGACGCAGGACACGACAACGGCCTGCCGCTGTTCAGCCTGGACCCGGCCGAGCGGACGCCCATCCCCGCGCCCGTGCTGCCCAAGCCCCCAGCGGTGGAACTCCGTGAGGAAGAGGAGCCGGTGGGCGAACCCGACGCCCTGGACCAGCTGATGAAACTCACCGAGGACACCCCGCAGTACACCGCACAGCAGATCCGGGTGGCGCGGGAACTGATCAAGCTGCAGCCCCAGTCGCAGCGGGCCGAACTGTACCTGATCCTGCAGGAAAAGACCCCGCACCATTCGCAGCGCAACAACGAGAGCCTGGGGCGTGCGGTGGACGGCGACCGCCCCAACGCCCGCATTGGCGGGGTTATGTGCAACCTCACCAGCGCGGCGATGGTGCTGGAGCAGCTGGGCATTGAGAACCCCAACCCCGAGGATTTTCCCCAGTTCGAGGATTACCTGGAGGACCTGCGGCGCAAATACG encodes:
- a CDS encoding VgrG-related protein; protein product: MTRTVRDPLEGSVSSLYMNVDGRDMDQELFEVIHEITVDSSLQLPDVATVTLRDIEGMLVDDERFKLGARIKIISQVKDHKETLFDGELVEIEPRYTKSTQQLRLRAFDRLHRLARGTHTRSFQNISDLDLVKKLAGEAGMTAKTEGSSVVHPYVLQHNQTNLAFLRERVSRLGMILYADGTTLHCEPVRGQDRIELTWGDNLSEFLPRLTSLQQTSQSTVRSWDPKQKRSVVGQATSGKGKAEVAERTKSEGVAQQAFNMKAPATSSTLIVRDQGYAAAIAQAQRNVVAEHLLEARGVTAGYPRLTAGTTLEIKNVGRRFSGKYIASNVRHVYRNGEGYSTEFSVTGSRPDSLGSLLRAASSGAGADAPYTPVPGLMIGVVTNNNDPENQGRVKLKLPALTEDDETDWARVAGLGNGPNRGSHHTPEVNDEVLVGFEHGDIHHPYVIGGLWNGKDSPPRPVNKVVKNGKVIQRVYRTRLGHEFIYDDPDAPDPPKITLQSSKNHALELNDDKKKPFVELRSKDGHRLTLTEGSGPQVILRDKNGNEVLLNTRSNTVTITSTGKLELKARMGISIDGGGGNVDVRGVMINLN
- a CDS encoding C39 family peptidase; this translates as MTQANLQKRPPGLLDTLEQKAEDLADSVLAALGWGQPRAASPQPGGLGRGQTWTRDFRHDNGQLTLHLHLSRAADGQLSGHYAVQPKGKARGQNWPLAGRLQGDDTFSLHGTQNGARFVGSLRGGTPEVSEFKNRKFSLENFTFTRLGAASRPKPAAKPASAPAAAGGNQTASGPRTGALPDLPALREPGFLPRLRQVAAAVNTTPEVVLAFLNLESNLDPTSNKDRKTQYKGLGQIGKDALKDINAFIARHKLTLKPLDTTQDLTALSATQQLAYVEIHLQLHMHGVDKKAKAAGRTTSLEEVYMGHLGGSAKYAEKDVWVSEGSAAYRQNPMDADQDGHNTPAEAADTVRGRFTANFKANLDERSRHLKPTRRKFDGKTQLFYVYDAGHDNGLPLFSLDPAERTPIPAPVLPKPPAVELREEEEPVGEPDALDQLMKLTEDTPQYTAQQIRVARELIKLQPQSQRAELYLILQEKTPHHSQRNNESLGRAVDGDRPNARIGGVMCNLTSAAMVLEQLGIENPNPEDFPQFEDYLEDLRRKYVDARYQELLAAGLSPKKARQGSYQRFHRTTMEGWGKVLALMGASHDTIPPRRDRKFWESTVRKHLEEGEAVMMSINGHIVRLQGMNEQGLIVDDPYGKSVLKKNTGLAAKDKDGQYKHDGTKSGNDTVWSWASVAEHDMLWIAAVKKK
- a CDS encoding CIS tube protein, with translation MTANGSGGQFARARIVPVEGDGKSRKYDKPIPCMFNPREYSISRTLEWKTASNDNTDTGNKVYAGGSPAKLTLELFFDTYAFRSQPGVVEDVRKHTDRLWAMTQMDPSTTETAKGSGLKKLRPPKVLFQWGSTWHFEAVIKDMEQQFTLFMPDGTPVRSIIKVTFEQADRSTAFYGPNAQGPKATHVSQGIRNAAADRGFSGDLRRTTFGKG
- a CDS encoding serine/threonine protein kinase, whose translation is MTETKIFHHYQLGRLLGGGWLGPVHAATDLDEGREVALRILDDASSGQSFLIMQLERLLLKVSSLRHAHILPTEALQQRDHRAFYAMELGRQGSARQLLQGQARAAQPLPIVTAVELVRQAAAGLAHAHGHGLMHGNLKPENLILQPGRALLGHTGYVTQLSDFGLAELRAGSYGTHDRAVVNALAYMSPEQCRGVRNELRTDLYALGLILYELLTGMVPFEIRDAAEALEKHQHVAPRQPSRLRPDMPGALEEIVLTCLAKDPEDRYAHAQALEAALQEVLNALMPGGPEPTLRLSALPVLPPPPRLDTVTPGPELQLLVFSERHELVRAQPITAPTLTIGRAPDNAVVLEHVGVSRHHLNVEFSGGQAHVTELTATNGTVMDGLPLTPMTRLRWPTRTPLYLRPYWLVLLEPQAAAVRPRIVVSPERTSIKLSPGTPYVLDIGLANTGRTVDHFRVSLEGIPPEWVQDAHGEVQLNPGMQGQTSLTLLAPRDSRSRAGTYEVKVRARSRENPAEYGEAPMTIEVTPFHDLVATLLPPVRRTWRHTTYTLRVENKGNTRQDALTKLLDHEGQMLAVPRPQDLLNANIPQPTMMTGRGIDPTLMAHEAARQATQQARHAALMAAQRLVGGQGRIRLEGLPALLELEPGQTQEETLKVRVPLRWVGTSSQHEMRVDLYSVPVDEDDSGHLMTQARATLHHNPLIPLWLIPILLLLLGILIWWLTRPPQITQFALNGSDTAVRPGQPFTLRWDTSNARRVSILELGAEGQNLPPDGTFQVKKGITKDQRYTLVARSLIGRRAERAEVVQSRFDRPVIEKFDVSPARVAGNQKVTVTWKVRNAEEVTITELGKVPAEGKRSFIPDKDLNITLSAKNGTEKESDSRSVSVLGPEVETFEIKPTEIQKGQSAVLTWDIRNATTVTIDGLGTVPAKGKRTVTPKDSTTYTVTAVGGGNLTKSANARLEITLPKPEFTLFTVSPNPVKSNEQITITWKTKNASGVNVNYGEGAEDSGPEGSTIKPVPDKSSGFTVTLTARNEAGDQVPVSKQVQVEYVDEQARAEAEAEKKRKEEEARREKEAQEKEKANLQKITFTAEPKEILGEGDVTLTWNAPGWNAATISPLKGPINGKFDAQGSETDEKLNKTRVYTLILPLRNGKLYKLERKVVVKPRPVEIRDFSVSSTSLQAPGPVTLKWDVANASAVRIAGVPGPLAGKWPAKGETTVTVAKTRTFVLSVGAQQRTQTVNVKLPQVVISSFDVQPRQVTGSGTAVLSWDVKNASSVRIDGVRGPNSDGSWPARGRTSVPVSVTRTFVLRAGESTQSQTITVKPAPLPRINSFKASSTSLSAPGKVTLSWDVSNASAVRITNLVGNLPGGLWKPQGSATVQLNKTTSFVLTAGNQQKSVSVVVNARISTPPTQGGQQNPGPGVNPPPPPPSSSGSGVAPRVTSFIATPRTVKAGSSTSLSWRSVGISSVRIEGVEGTFKGIDSVRVTPTQTTTYTLVATTTSGSTLRSTTTVNVTASSSSYADLAGLWNHPLGTLTISGVEGRRASGTFVGENEALANVPLDITFTGNTLTASSPQLGEFKLILTINTGRKTMTGTYTFRGESERWCAYRPNTPPPQDCR